GAAGCCTTTGGCGATGGTTGATCCCCGCCCGCCGCCGATTCCGGCGAAGATGCCGCATGATGGCAGCCAGTCATTGCGGCGATCGACAACAGCGCCACCGCAAAAAACCACACGACCTTCGACGATCCAACGCCGGTCGCTGCCGCGCGCGATTTATGCAAAAATTGGTCCGCCATACCGCCCTTATGCTCCAAAAAAACAAGCAATCGATTGTAGATACGCCGACCGCCGGATAGAACCGGTTAGAAGATGGGATCGCGGTCGACGGCATGCCGCCTCCTCGACGAGGCCTCGGCTTGCACTGCGCATCCAGCTTGATATATGCAAGTATCGCATGGTAGGAGCCTTTCGTCTACGATGCCCCCTGAGCGCGGGCTGCCGCTTGTAGCGAATATTCGGCCCATCCTCAAAGCTGCCGATCTGCAAAACTAGCCCGAAGCGAGAGCCACGCTAGCCCGCAGCGTTAGCAAGGGATCACACTAGCCCGCAGCGTTAGCAAGGGTCACACTAGCCCGTAGCGTTAGCAAGGGATCTCTGACAGACGATCCATATCCCGACCCGACTTGCGCAGCGGATCTCCGTTTTGAGACAAAGTCTGGCGTTACGTCTCGGTCGAAACGCTCGAATAGGATGGTGGCACCCATCCCAAGAGGCCGACGGCATACGGAGTATGCCTGCTACGTAGCCGGCACACTCCGTGTGCCGTCCTGCGAAATGCCGAGCCTAGGCTGAGCCAGAGCCTTGGATACGGCCGAGACAACCTGACAAAGCCCGGTGCGAAATGCCTTCCGAAACAAATCTAAATTCCAATCCGAGCGCCGATCCACTGGAGCCGCTGCGCTACGGGGTCGTGGCCGTAGTGCCGCGCGAGGCGCAATTGATGGTCATTCGGCGGTCTGAGTTCGTGTTGGCGCCGCGGGCAATTTGTTTTCCGGGCGGTGGAATCGAGCCAGGCGAATCCGAGCCGCAAGCGCTCGTGCGCGAGATTCGGGAAGAGCTGAACATCGACATTTTGCCGCGGCGATGTTTGTGGCGAAGCGTCACTGCCTGGCGAATCGCGCTGGCGTGGTGGCTGTCCGCCATTCCGCTTGGCGCCGACCCGGCGCCGAACCCGGCCGAAGTCGAAGCGGTGCACTGGCTAACGCCCGACGAGATCCGAACGCACCCCGACCTTTTGCAAGGCAACATCAGTTTTCTGAATGCACTGGCCAGCGGTGAGATTCAGCTTAGTTGACGCGCGAAGCCGCAAGCGATGCGCCAACGTAGCAGGCACACTCCGTGTGCCGTCCGCCGTCCGCTGCGCGCAACCCGCCCCTCGCGTGCAATGCGCCGCGGAGCGCAGACGGCATACGGAGTATGCCTGCTACAATAGCTTCGAGGGGGTCGCAACGCTCACCGCCGGCCGTCAATTGCCCACTGGCTTTGCGCTCGGTGCAGCGGGAGGCGAACCGGGCATTTTGCCGGCGAACTGGCGATTGAATGCTTCGGCGTCGTAGGGGTCGCTTCCCGCGGCAGGCTTCGTTTCATCGACGGATGGCACGCGTGGCGCGACTGCCGGCGGCGGAAAAAACGGCGGCGATTTCGCCGGATGCCCAAACGGGGCCTGCGGCAATTTTTCGGCTCCCGGTTGCCGGCCGGCAAGCATTGCGCCATCCTTTTCACTTGCCGTCGAGCCCTGCCGTGGAAGGGCTGGCCGCGACGGAGCAACTCGATGCGTTTGCCGCACCGGCCGAGTGTCGGTGTCGGCGGCGGCCGTCGCCGGAATTTCATCGCTTGGGAATGCGTCGCCGGCACCGGCAGCCGCGCTACCGCCCGAATTGAATTTCCTCCCGCGCGGCCACGCCGGATTAACATTCGCCGGGCGGATCGTCGGCGGCTGGCTCACGACCTCGGGCAGAGTAACCGGTTTTTGAGTGACCATTCCAATCCAAATCAGCAGCTCGCGATATTTCGTCCCCTGCGGATCGAACACCGCCGAATTGATCGTGCCGTGTGGCCGATCGACGACGGCCAACAGCCGGCTTTGCTGCGGATTTTGAAAGTCGAGCCACGAGAGCGTCGCTTGCAGATTGCGCTGCGTCAATCGCCGGCTGGCAAACCGGTCGGCCGGCACGCGAATCAGCGAATAGTACATCGCGCTCGCCTTGTTCGTTGAACCATGGCAGCCCGCTGTCGCACAACT
This Pirellulales bacterium DNA region includes the following protein-coding sequences:
- a CDS encoding NUDIX domain-containing protein, whose amino-acid sequence is MPSETNLNSNPSADPLEPLRYGVVAVVPREAQLMVIRRSEFVLAPRAICFPGGGIEPGESEPQALVREIREELNIDILPRRCLWRSVTAWRIALAWWLSAIPLGADPAPNPAEVEAVHWLTPDEIRTHPDLLQGNISFLNALASGEIQLS